The following coding sequences are from one Parabacteroides pacaensis window:
- a CDS encoding exo-beta-N-acetylmuramidase NamZ family protein → MVLFSVIGNAQSAAKNTIRVGADRMEVLIPLLKDKRVGLVVNQTSVLINGHTHLLDTLLAQGIRVVKVFAPEHGFRGVADAGEEVSDSKDIRTGIPIISIYGKNKKPSGDQLSDLDVVVFDIQDVGARFFTYISTMHYVMEACTENQKPFIVLDRPNPNDFIDGPVLEKEQRSFVGMHPIPVLHGLTVGELAKMINGEGWMACAPDTCHLTVVPLENWKHGDPYWLPVKPSPNLPNDQAIRLYPSLCFFEATNMSIGRGTYFPFQVIGYPDKKFGDFTFTPVSLEGFDKNPIQKDKVCYGEDLSGYPFEGGLTLRFFLSFYEKAGEDKAFFFSRPQWFDLLAGTKKLRWQIVKGMKEEEIRATWKEDLDKYKEMREKYLLY, encoded by the coding sequence ATGGTTTTATTTTCCGTGATAGGGAATGCACAATCCGCAGCAAAAAATACGATCCGGGTAGGGGCAGACCGTATGGAAGTATTGATTCCGTTATTAAAAGATAAACGAGTCGGATTGGTTGTAAACCAGACTTCGGTGTTAATTAACGGGCATACGCATTTATTGGATACGTTATTGGCACAAGGAATCCGGGTAGTAAAAGTTTTTGCTCCTGAACATGGGTTTCGAGGTGTCGCCGATGCTGGTGAAGAAGTCTCGGATAGTAAAGATATCCGTACCGGGATTCCTATCATCTCTATTTATGGAAAGAATAAGAAGCCTTCAGGAGATCAACTGTCTGATTTGGATGTTGTCGTTTTTGATATCCAGGATGTGGGGGCACGCTTCTTTACTTATATTAGCACTATGCATTATGTAATGGAAGCATGTACGGAAAATCAAAAGCCTTTCATCGTTTTAGATAGGCCCAATCCGAATGATTTTATAGATGGTCCCGTCTTAGAGAAGGAACAACGTTCCTTTGTGGGAATGCATCCTATTCCTGTTCTCCATGGATTAACGGTAGGAGAATTAGCTAAAATGATTAATGGAGAGGGTTGGATGGCTTGCGCTCCCGACACTTGCCACTTAACGGTTGTTCCGCTAGAAAATTGGAAACATGGCGATCCTTATTGGTTGCCGGTAAAGCCTTCCCCTAACTTACCTAATGATCAGGCTATCCGGCTTTATCCGTCGCTTTGTTTTTTTGAAGCGACGAACATGAGTATAGGGCGTGGCACTTATTTTCCATTTCAGGTAATTGGTTATCCGGATAAAAAATTTGGCGATTTTACTTTTACTCCGGTTTCATTGGAAGGATTTGATAAAAATCCCATACAAAAAGATAAAGTATGCTACGGAGAGGATTTAAGCGGGTATCCTTTTGAAGGAGGACTGACGCTTCGTTTTTTCCTTTCTTTTTATGAGAAAGCAGGTGAGGATAAAGCGTTCTTTTTTAGCCGTCCCCAATGGTTTGATTTATTAGCCGGAACGAAAAAATTACGTTGGCAAATCGTAAAAGGGATGAAAGAAGAGGAAATTCGCGCTACCTGGAAGGAGGATTTGGATAAATACAAAGAAATGAGGGAAAAGTATCTTTTGTATTAA
- a CDS encoding HDIG domain-containing metalloprotein, with translation MNPLDILRKYYDENSKCYKILVEHSRKVADKALEIARKHPEMKLNLPFIEEAAMLHDIGILYTDAPDIGCHGTADYVCHGYLGADLLRKEGYPEHALVCERHTGTGLSLSDIENRKLPIPRRNMCPVSMEEQLVCFADKFFSKTKPEKEKSIEKIRTGLARYGTENVSRFDNWYKLFLGE, from the coding sequence ATGAACCCATTAGACATTCTACGTAAATATTACGACGAAAACAGTAAATGTTACAAAATACTGGTAGAGCATAGCCGTAAAGTGGCAGATAAAGCTTTGGAGATAGCACGTAAGCATCCGGAAATGAAGTTAAACCTTCCTTTTATAGAAGAAGCGGCGATGTTACATGACATCGGGATTCTTTATACCGATGCTCCCGACATTGGTTGCCACGGGACAGCCGATTATGTATGTCATGGTTACTTAGGTGCCGATTTATTGAGAAAAGAAGGATACCCGGAACATGCGCTTGTATGTGAAAGACATACCGGCACCGGACTTTCTCTTTCGGACATTGAAAACAGAAAATTACCTATTCCCCGCCGAAATATGTGCCCGGTTTCTATGGAAGAACAACTGGTTTGTTTTGCCGACAAATTTTTTTCCAAGACTAAACCGGAGAAAGAAAAATCTATCGAAAAGATACGCACCGGATTAGCTCGATACGGCACAGAGAACGTTTCGCGCTTCGATAACTGGTATAAACTCTTTTTAGGGGAATAA
- a CDS encoding putative LPS assembly protein LptD, with the protein MFLKYNTIIIFLVALLGAIQVHAQQSVHSGAPTQWLEKGISLPAKDSLSLTVDSLSFSKDSLALAKADTLAKDSIRRSPNALDAPVNYQAKDSMVMTAGNMAYLYGEGNVKYQQIELQAEEIIMSLDSSLVYAQFGVDSVGQEFGYPLFKDGDQEYEAKTMRYNFKTKKGYITDVITQQGEGYVTADQTKKLDNNDMFMLGGKYTTCDNHEDPHFYIQMTKAKVRPKKNIVTGPAYLVLEGVPLPLGLPFGFFPFSTTYSSGVIFPSFGEESARGFFLRDGGYYFAISDYVDLALTGEIYTKGSWGVQARSNYKKRYKYSGNFNLAYLITKLGDKGLPDYSKTKDFKIAWTHTQDPKANPYRTFSASVNFGSTSYDRNQINSLYNPANTNNTKASTVNITQRFPNFPLSLSANMNITQRTQDSSINVTLPSLNISLSRIYPFKRKNPIGGERWYEKISFQYTGELRNSIDTKDSLLFKSNLIKDWKNGMNHTISISSTFNLFKYLNINPSVSYRERWLTHRVNKEYNPIEKRLMPTDTIYGFNRLYDYDAGVSLTTTLYGFYKPLPFLGDKIQMIRHRFEPSVSISGHPDFGAPGYGYWQTVTYMDYDGEIRMEQYSPFEGQVFSPPGQGKAGAINFSVNNNIEMKIKSDKDSTGFKKISLIDQLSLNMSYNMAADSFKWSDLNASLRLKFSQQFTLNLSGVFDTYTYEATPDGRGRRVDIPRWKAGKGIGRLRSTGTSFSYTFTQETFKKWFGGKDEEGKDKSNTETNTASTEDEPLDETSGGTTENSSGRLRDKKQEQGEFDSDGYMVNNIPWSFSFNYGMQLGYGEFDPKKLEYRYKITHSLGFNGNIQPTKGWRFNFNATYDFNVHKISYMNCAVTRDLHCWQMSCNFIPVGPYKSYSFTIAVSSSLLQDLKYDKRSTYRDNLQWY; encoded by the coding sequence ATGTTTTTAAAATATAATACCATTATTATCTTTCTTGTTGCTCTTTTGGGAGCAATTCAGGTGCACGCGCAACAATCGGTACACTCTGGTGCTCCTACGCAGTGGCTGGAAAAAGGTATTTCTTTGCCGGCAAAAGATTCGTTGTCTCTAACAGTGGATTCCCTCTCATTTTCTAAAGATTCTCTTGCTCTAGCGAAAGCAGATACGTTGGCAAAAGATAGTATAAGAAGGTCGCCTAACGCTTTAGATGCTCCTGTTAATTATCAAGCAAAAGATTCTATGGTAATGACAGCCGGAAACATGGCTTACCTGTATGGGGAAGGGAACGTTAAATACCAGCAAATAGAACTCCAGGCGGAAGAAATTATCATGAGTCTGGACAGCAGCCTGGTATATGCACAATTCGGAGTGGATTCGGTAGGGCAAGAATTCGGTTATCCTTTGTTTAAAGATGGCGATCAAGAGTACGAAGCAAAAACCATGCGTTATAACTTTAAAACGAAAAAAGGTTATATCACCGATGTAATCACCCAGCAAGGGGAAGGATACGTTACTGCCGACCAAACTAAAAAACTGGATAATAACGATATGTTTATGTTAGGTGGTAAATATACTACTTGCGATAACCATGAAGATCCTCATTTTTATATCCAAATGACCAAAGCCAAAGTAAGACCTAAGAAAAATATTGTCACAGGTCCTGCTTATTTGGTATTAGAAGGAGTTCCATTGCCTTTAGGACTGCCTTTCGGTTTCTTTCCTTTCTCCACTACCTATTCTTCCGGCGTAATATTCCCCTCTTTCGGAGAAGAATCGGCACGCGGTTTTTTCTTACGGGACGGTGGATATTATTTTGCTATCAGTGATTATGTAGATTTAGCACTTACAGGAGAAATTTATACAAAAGGTTCCTGGGGAGTACAAGCTCGTTCGAATTATAAAAAACGATATAAATATTCTGGGAACTTTAATTTGGCGTATTTAATCACAAAACTGGGAGATAAAGGATTACCGGATTACAGTAAAACGAAAGACTTTAAGATTGCTTGGACTCATACGCAAGATCCTAAAGCAAATCCTTACCGTACATTTTCTGCCAGTGTGAATTTCGGATCTACTTCTTATGACCGGAATCAGATCAATAGTTTGTATAATCCGGCTAATACGAATAATACAAAGGCATCTACGGTAAATATTACGCAGCGGTTTCCTAATTTTCCACTGTCTTTATCTGCCAATATGAATATAACTCAACGTACGCAGGATTCGTCTATTAACGTTACGTTACCTTCACTCAATATTTCCCTTTCCCGTATTTACCCGTTCAAACGTAAAAATCCAATAGGGGGTGAAAGATGGTATGAAAAAATATCTTTCCAATATACGGGTGAGTTACGAAATTCTATCGATACCAAAGATAGCCTTCTCTTTAAATCCAATCTTATCAAAGACTGGAAAAACGGAATGAATCATACGATTAGCATTTCTTCCACATTCAATCTATTCAAGTATTTGAATATCAACCCTTCCGTAAGTTACCGGGAACGTTGGCTTACTCACAGGGTCAATAAAGAATACAATCCGATAGAAAAAAGGCTGATGCCTACGGATACGATCTACGGTTTTAACCGTTTGTACGACTATGATGCAGGAGTAAGTTTAACCACCACCCTATACGGATTTTATAAACCGCTTCCTTTCCTGGGAGATAAAATACAAATGATCCGTCACCGCTTTGAACCCAGCGTCAGTATAAGCGGGCATCCGGATTTCGGAGCACCTGGTTATGGATATTGGCAAACGGTAACTTACATGGATTATGACGGTGAAATCCGCATGGAACAATATTCTCCTTTTGAAGGACAAGTATTTTCTCCGCCAGGCCAAGGAAAAGCAGGAGCTATTAATTTCAGTGTGAATAATAACATTGAAATGAAAATAAAAAGCGACAAAGACTCTACGGGATTCAAGAAGATAAGCCTTATCGACCAACTATCGCTGAACATGAGTTACAACATGGCTGCCGACTCTTTTAAATGGAGCGATTTAAATGCTTCTCTCCGCTTGAAATTTTCCCAACAGTTTACTTTAAACTTATCGGGTGTATTCGATACGTATACTTATGAAGCGACACCAGACGGTAGAGGAAGACGCGTAGATATACCGCGCTGGAAAGCAGGAAAAGGTATCGGTCGATTGAGAAGCACAGGGACAAGTTTTTCTTATACTTTTACCCAGGAAACCTTTAAGAAATGGTTCGGCGGAAAAGACGAAGAGGGGAAAGACAAAAGCAATACGGAAACAAATACGGCTTCTACGGAAGACGAACCTTTGGATGAAACGAGCGGTGGAACAACGGAAAATTCTTCGGGGCGCCTGCGAGATAAAAAACAAGAGCAAGGAGAATTCGATAGCGACGGATATATGGTAAATAATATTCCCTGGAGTTTTTCTTTTAACTATGGTATGCAATTAGGATACGGTGAGTTCGATCCGAAAAAACTGGAATATAGATACAAAATCACTCATTCTTTAGGGTTCAACGGAAATATTCAACCGACAAAGGGA